One window of the Chryseobacterium camelliae genome contains the following:
- the bshC gene encoding bacillithiol biosynthesis cysteine-adding enzyme BshC has protein sequence MKTIDKISFTDIESIPQLVKDFLNRDIKGFEDHTFTPDAVKKQIRKKQESFTQEQREVLYQALKQQLSGTHLSSQQEENLDHLRSANTFTITTGHQLNLFSGPVFFVYKILQTIKTCSYLKSCFPEFNFVPVYWMASEDHDFAEINHFRTENHYYEINEKSGGPVGRIHVNDSFFISEFEKEFRDSVFGTELILMLKEAYKNGNTLTEAIRMFVNRMFAGYGLISIDGDCSILKQQVKDVFQDELINFSLQKASRDQVDLLSGRYGKVQVNPREINLFYLSETRDRIDFDGNAYFVVDKNIRFTREELLQELEEFPERFSPNALMRPVYQEKVLPNLAYIGGNAEIMYWLELKDYFSLVNLPFPILIPRNSMLFIKEKTVSKIERLSLKPESFFLNFAKVVEDKILENQDILKMLEDNETTLRKQFSELKAVAETTEKSFGNMVRAEEVRQLKSFRRLKKRLLHAEKIKQNELVERLENLFLEVHPSGTWQERVYNFSVFFADYGYDWLQSCLEEMVVEESKLIIVAI, from the coding sequence CAATCGATAAAATATCATTTACTGATATAGAAAGCATCCCTCAGCTCGTTAAAGATTTTCTGAACCGGGATATTAAAGGTTTTGAAGACCATACCTTTACGCCGGATGCTGTTAAGAAGCAGATTCGTAAGAAACAGGAATCATTTACTCAGGAACAGAGAGAGGTGCTCTATCAGGCTTTGAAACAACAGCTTTCCGGTACTCATCTGTCTTCTCAACAGGAAGAAAATCTGGATCATTTAAGATCAGCTAATACCTTTACCATTACTACCGGACATCAGCTGAACCTCTTTTCAGGACCTGTATTTTTTGTTTATAAAATTCTTCAGACCATTAAAACCTGTTCTTATCTGAAGTCCTGTTTTCCGGAATTCAATTTTGTTCCGGTATACTGGATGGCTTCTGAAGACCATGATTTTGCTGAAATCAACCATTTCAGGACGGAGAACCATTATTACGAAATCAACGAAAAATCCGGAGGCCCGGTAGGCAGGATTCATGTTAATGATTCTTTTTTTATTTCTGAATTTGAAAAAGAGTTCAGGGATTCCGTTTTCGGCACCGAACTGATTTTGATGCTTAAAGAAGCCTATAAGAACGGGAATACTTTAACGGAGGCAATCAGGATGTTTGTTAACAGGATGTTTGCCGGTTACGGACTAATCAGTATTGACGGAGATTGCAGTATACTCAAGCAACAGGTAAAAGATGTTTTTCAGGACGAGCTCATCAACTTCAGCCTTCAGAAAGCTTCCCGGGATCAAGTTGATCTGCTTTCCGGCCGGTACGGTAAAGTGCAGGTCAATCCGCGTGAAATTAACCTGTTTTATCTTTCCGAAACCAGGGACAGGATAGATTTTGATGGCAATGCCTATTTCGTTGTTGATAAAAACATCAGGTTTACCAGAGAAGAACTGCTGCAGGAGCTTGAGGAGTTTCCGGAGAGATTCAGTCCTAATGCTCTGATGCGTCCCGTTTATCAGGAAAAGGTACTGCCTAACCTGGCGTACATTGGTGGTAATGCAGAAATCATGTACTGGCTGGAGCTCAAAGATTATTTTTCATTGGTAAACCTTCCTTTTCCCATACTCATTCCGAGGAACTCCATGCTTTTTATTAAAGAAAAGACCGTCAGTAAAATAGAAAGGCTCAGCCTGAAACCCGAAAGCTTCTTCCTGAACTTTGCCAAAGTCGTTGAGGATAAAATCCTGGAAAACCAGGACATCCTGAAGATGCTGGAAGATAATGAAACTACGCTAAGAAAACAGTTCTCTGAATTAAAGGCTGTTGCGGAAACTACCGAGAAATCCTTCGGGAATATGGTGCGTGCAGAAGAGGTCCGGCAGCTGAAATCTTTTAGGAGACTGAAAAAACGGCTCCTGCATGCAGAAAAGATAAAGCAGAACGAACTTGTGGAACGATTGGAGAACCTTTTCCTGGAAGTGCATCCTTCAGGTACCTGGCAGGAAAGAGTTTACAACTTCAGTGTGTTCTTTGCCGATTACGGCTATGACTGGCTGCAAAGCTGCCTGGAAGAAATGGTGGTGGAGGAATCAAAACTAATAATTGTTGCCATTTAA